A genomic window from Lentibacter algarum includes:
- a CDS encoding acyl-CoA dehydrogenase family protein, translated as MADKSFLDWPFFEARHRDLAERLDAWAGAELGGIDHSDVDAACRELVTALGRDGWLEHSGAEGDARLDVRTLCLIRETLARHDGLADFAFAMQGLGTGAISLFGSPEQQAEWLPLTRTGKAMSAFALTEPQSGSDVANATMTAEDDGEHFILNGEKTWISNGGIADVYTLFARTGEAEGARGLSAFIVPAGLKGFEVTERQQVIAPHPLATLRFTDCRIPKSALLGERGAGFKIAMSVLDVFRSTVAAAALGFARRALDEALARVSERQVQGAPLFELQMVQGHIADMAVDVDASALLIYRAAWAKDSGAARVTREAAMAKLFSTDQAQLVIDRAVQLHGGDGVRHGQKVEELYRDIRALRIYEGASDVQRVVIARQTMGAFLGGT; from the coding sequence ATGGCGGACAAAAGCTTTCTTGACTGGCCGTTTTTTGAGGCGCGTCACCGTGACCTTGCCGAGCGTTTGGACGCTTGGGCGGGGGCTGAACTTGGCGGGATCGACCACAGCGATGTAGATGCGGCGTGCCGTGAACTGGTCACTGCTTTGGGCCGCGATGGCTGGCTTGAGCACTCGGGCGCCGAGGGCGATGCGCGGCTTGATGTGCGCACGCTTTGTCTCATCCGCGAGACACTGGCACGCCATGATGGGCTCGCGGACTTTGCCTTTGCGATGCAGGGCTTGGGCACGGGGGCGATCAGCCTCTTTGGAAGCCCTGAGCAGCAGGCCGAGTGGCTGCCGCTGACGCGGACGGGCAAGGCGATGTCGGCCTTTGCTTTGACAGAACCGCAGTCGGGATCAGACGTGGCGAACGCGACGATGACGGCTGAGGACGATGGCGAGCACTTCATTCTCAATGGCGAGAAAACGTGGATTTCCAACGGCGGGATTGCCGATGTTTACACGCTGTTTGCCCGCACGGGCGAGGCCGAAGGTGCGCGCGGGCTGAGCGCTTTTATTGTGCCTGCGGGCCTGAAAGGATTTGAGGTCACCGAGCGGCAGCAGGTGATTGCGCCCCACCCGCTGGCGACGCTCAGGTTCACCGATTGTCGCATCCCGAAGAGTGCTTTGCTGGGCGAGCGCGGGGCTGGCTTCAAGATTGCCATGTCTGTCTTGGATGTCTTCCGCTCGACTGTTGCGGCAGCGGCGCTTGGCTTTGCGCGGCGGGCGCTTGACGAAGCTTTGGCGCGGGTGAGCGAGCGGCAGGTGCAGGGCGCTCCGCTGTTTGAGCTGCAGATGGTGCAAGGGCATATCGCGGATATGGCTGTAGACGTGGACGCCAGCGCGCTGCTTATTTACCGCGCGGCTTGGGCGAAAGACAGTGGTGCGGCCCGCGTGACCCGAGAGGCGGCAATGGCGAAGCTCTTCTCCACTGATCAGGCGCAACTTGTGATTGACCGAGCGGTGCAGCTGCACGGGGGCGACGGCGTGCGCCACGGGCAGAAGGTCGAAGAGCTTTACCGCGATATCAGGGCCCTTCGGATTTATGAGGGTGCGAGTGACGTGCAGCGTGTTGTGATTGCGCGGCAGACTATGGGAGCCTTTCTGGGAGGGACGTGA
- a CDS encoding TetR/AcrR family transcriptional regulator → MTNVKRTRRKAARPEEIIDAALAEFAEVGYSAASMARIAARAGIARSTIYLYYADKEALISAAFEARLGEAFAAAGQGAALSSGPFREVFHEMLTLLYRRIVKSEALVLLKVLVAEGAQFPQLLAHYHDTALKAAMTMLNSVLKQGLARGELRNDVMDYDMKLVMSPVMLAAIWHLTFQELDPIELERYIEGHVTFICDGILTR, encoded by the coding sequence GATCATCGATGCAGCGCTGGCTGAGTTTGCAGAGGTCGGATATTCCGCCGCCTCCATGGCGCGGATCGCAGCACGCGCAGGCATCGCGCGCTCCACGATCTATCTCTACTATGCCGATAAGGAAGCGCTTATATCGGCCGCCTTTGAGGCTCGGCTTGGCGAGGCCTTTGCCGCCGCAGGGCAGGGGGCCGCGCTGTCTTCTGGTCCATTCCGTGAGGTCTTTCACGAGATGTTGACGCTGCTCTACAGGCGCATCGTAAAGTCCGAGGCTCTGGTGCTGCTCAAGGTGCTCGTAGCCGAGGGGGCGCAGTTCCCGCAACTGCTCGCGCACTATCATGACACCGCTCTCAAGGCGGCGATGACAATGCTCAATTCCGTCCTCAAGCAGGGCCTCGCGCGTGGCGAGCTACGCAATGATGTGATGGATTACGACATGAAACTTGTCATGTCGCCAGTCATGCTTGCCGCAATCTGGCATCTGACTTTTCAAGAGCTGGATCCGATCGAGCTTGAGCGCTACATTGAAGGTCACGTCACCTTCATCTGCGATGGCATCCTTACCCGCTGA
- a CDS encoding RidA family protein → MSHKVIQPEGWAAAKGYANGILTKDGTLYVGGQIGWTAEQRFESHDFIGQMEQCLRNIMAVVTAAGGVAEDITRLTWYVTDKAEYMARQSEVGAVYRDVLGRHFPAMTMVVVAGLVEDEALLEIEATAVISG, encoded by the coding sequence ATGAGCCACAAAGTTATCCAGCCCGAGGGATGGGCTGCTGCCAAGGGCTATGCCAACGGGATCCTGACAAAAGACGGCACGCTTTATGTGGGTGGGCAGATCGGCTGGACAGCGGAGCAGCGCTTTGAGAGCCACGACTTTATTGGTCAGATGGAGCAATGCCTGCGCAACATAATGGCTGTGGTGACTGCGGCAGGTGGCGTGGCCGAAGACATCACGCGGCTGACATGGTATGTGACCGACAAAGCAGAATACATGGCGCGGCAAAGCGAGGTGGGTGCGGTGTATCGGGACGTTTTGGGACGGCATTTTCCGGCGATGACCATGGTTGTGGTCGCGGGGTTAGTAGAGGACGAGGCGCTTCTGGAGATCGAGGCGACAGCAGTGATCAGCGGGTAA
- a CDS encoding benzoate-CoA ligase family protein, translating into MLGLSAHEDTFARDSLPAPELWPDFKLEGFDYPERLNAGYELTDAMVGKGFGDHTALIGNGRQRTYKELADWTNRLAHVLVEELGVRPGNRVLIRSANNPAMVACWLAATKAGAVVINTMPMLRAGELGQIIDKAEVEFALCDMRLIEEMEACAAESHHLKRVVGFDGTSNHEAELDRLALEKPVRFESVQTGRDDVALLGFTSGTTGEPKATMHFHRDLLIIADGYAKEVLGVTPDDVFIGSPPLAFTFGLGGLAVFPLRFGATATLLENASPPNLIEIIQKYKATVCFTAPTAYRAMLRAMEEGADLSSLRAAVSAGETLPAPVYDEWIAKTGKPMLDGIGATEMLHIFISNRFDDHRPACTGKPVTGYEVRIINDAGKDVPLGEIGRLAVRGPTGCRYLADDRQRAYVRDGWNVTGDSFMMDADGYLHFAARNDDMILSSGYNIAGPEVEAALLSHAAVVECGVIGAPDEDRGAIVEAHVVLAEGWAADDATKKALQDHVKAKIAPYKYPRSVVFIDALPKTQTGKIQRFRLRAGG; encoded by the coding sequence ATGCTTGGACTTTCAGCACATGAGGACACTTTCGCGCGCGACAGCCTGCCTGCGCCCGAGCTTTGGCCCGACTTCAAGCTTGAGGGTTTTGACTACCCCGAGCGGCTCAACGCGGGATACGAACTGACCGATGCAATGGTTGGCAAAGGGTTTGGAGATCACACTGCTCTGATCGGAAACGGACGGCAGCGGACCTATAAAGAGCTGGCCGACTGGACCAACCGCCTTGCCCATGTGCTCGTCGAAGAGCTTGGTGTGCGGCCAGGGAACCGCGTCCTTATCCGATCGGCAAACAACCCAGCCATGGTTGCTTGCTGGCTTGCCGCGACAAAGGCTGGCGCTGTTGTGATCAACACCATGCCGATGCTGCGCGCAGGCGAACTTGGGCAGATTATTGATAAAGCCGAGGTTGAATTTGCGCTCTGTGACATGCGGCTGATAGAGGAGATGGAGGCTTGCGCAGCGGAGAGTCATCACCTCAAGCGCGTTGTCGGGTTTGACGGGACATCCAACCACGAGGCCGAACTCGACCGTCTCGCCCTTGAGAAGCCAGTGCGTTTTGAGAGTGTGCAAACGGGGCGGGACGACGTGGCTTTGCTTGGTTTTACTTCGGGCACAACGGGCGAGCCGAAAGCAACGATGCACTTTCACCGCGACTTGCTGATCATTGCGGATGGTTATGCGAAAGAGGTGCTGGGTGTGACGCCAGACGATGTGTTCATCGGCTCCCCGCCTTTGGCCTTTACCTTCGGGCTAGGGGGGCTAGCAGTCTTTCCCTTACGCTTTGGCGCGACGGCAACTTTGCTCGAAAATGCGAGCCCGCCCAACCTCATCGAGATTATCCAGAAATATAAAGCGACTGTGTGTTTCACCGCGCCGACAGCGTATCGCGCCATGCTCCGAGCGATGGAGGAAGGGGCGGACCTGAGCAGCCTGCGCGCAGCTGTCTCGGCGGGGGAGACCCTGCCTGCGCCTGTTTACGATGAGTGGATCGCGAAGACGGGCAAGCCGATGCTTGACGGGATCGGCGCGACGGAGATGTTGCATATCTTTATCAGCAACCGTTTTGACGACCATCGCCCTGCCTGCACCGGAAAACCTGTGACTGGGTATGAAGTCAGGATCATCAATGACGCGGGCAAGGATGTGCCTCTGGGAGAAATCGGTCGGCTCGCAGTGCGCGGACCGACAGGCTGCCGCTATCTGGCGGACGATCGCCAGCGCGCTTATGTGCGGGACGGCTGGAACGTCACTGGCGACAGCTTCATGATGGACGCGGACGGCTATCTGCATTTTGCCGCGCGCAATGATGATATGATCCTCTCGTCGGGCTATAATATTGCTGGCCCCGAAGTGGAGGCGGCGCTTCTGAGCCATGCGGCTGTTGTGGAGTGCGGTGTGATTGGCGCGCCTGATGAGGACCGTGGCGCTATTGTCGAGGCGCATGTTGTTTTGGCCGAGGGCTGGGCGGCGGACGACGCCACGAAGAAGGCGCTTCAGGATCATGTGAAGGCGAAGATTGCGCCTTATAAATACCCTCGATCCGTTGTGTTTATCGACGCGTTGCCAAAGACGCAGACTGGCAAGATCCAGCGGTTCCGCTTGCGGGCGGGAGGCTGA
- a CDS encoding thioesterase family protein, producing MVFEFQQKVLFKHCDPAGIVFYPRYFEIINDCVEAFFDKVLGWPFETLLKDGGVPTVQIATEFKAPNRHGDWLLLQLHVAKLGRTSMSLEIAASTEGEARFEVKQTLVCVDKAGKPRVWPEAVQDMLKAKGTDQ from the coding sequence GTGGTGTTTGAGTTTCAGCAAAAGGTACTGTTCAAGCATTGCGACCCAGCGGGAATCGTTTTTTATCCGCGTTACTTTGAGATCATCAACGACTGTGTCGAGGCGTTTTTTGACAAGGTATTGGGCTGGCCTTTTGAGACCCTCCTCAAGGACGGCGGCGTGCCGACTGTGCAGATTGCGACTGAGTTCAAAGCGCCGAACAGGCATGGCGACTGGCTTTTGCTTCAGCTGCATGTCGCCAAGCTGGGGCGCACAAGCATGAGCCTTGAGATTGCGGCGAGCACTGAAGGCGAGGCGCGGTTTGAGGTGAAACAGACACTGGTTTGTGTGGACAAGGCGGGCAAGCCGCGCGTTTGGCCAGAGGCGGTACAGGACATGCTGAAAGCGAAAGGGACAGATCAATGA